In Carya illinoinensis cultivar Pawnee chromosome 7, C.illinoinensisPawnee_v1, whole genome shotgun sequence, the following are encoded in one genomic region:
- the LOC122315415 gene encoding probable ubiquitin-conjugating enzyme E2 16, with protein sequence MTSSSAASRKALSKIACNRLQKELVEWQVNPPAGFKHKVTDNLQRWVIEVNGAPGTLYANEIYQLQVDFPENYPMEAPQVIFLHPAPLHPHIYSNGHICLDILYDSWSPAMTVSSICISILSMLSSSTVKQRPEDNDRYVKNCKNGRSPKETRWWFHDDKV encoded by the exons ATGACCAGCTCCTCCGCCGCCTCTCGCAAG GCTTTGAGTAAGATTGCTTGCAATCGCCTCCAGAAGGAGCTTGTCGAGTGGCAGGTCAATCCTCCCGCTGGTTTCAAACACAAAGTCACCGACAACCTCCAaag GTGGGTTATTGAAGTCAATGGAGCTCCAGGAACTCTGTATGCAAATGAAATTTATCAACTTCAGGTCGACTTTCCTGAGAATTACCCAATGGAAGCCCCACAG GTTATATTCCTGCATCCTGCTCCACTGCATCCTCATATATATAGCAACGGCCATATTTGTTTAG atattttgTACGACTCATGGTCCCCAGCCATGACTGTTAGTTCTATCTGTATCAGCATTCTCTCCATGCTATCAAGCTCGACTGTGAAG CAACGCCCTGAAGATAATGACCGCTATGTAAAGAATTGTAAAAATGGCCGATCTCCCAAGGAGACCAGATGGTGGTTCCATGATGATAAGGTGTAA